In the genome of Paenibacillus pabuli, one region contains:
- a CDS encoding Gfo/Idh/MocA family oxidoreductase → MSNKKRYVLVGTGGRAEFFYGALAQNFRETSELAAFCDINQTRMNYANQLLREKYKYDEVPTYPADQFDQMIENEKPDFVIVTSIDRTHHKYIIRAMELGCDVVTEKPMTIDEHKCQDILDAVKRTGQNIRVTFNYRYAPHHTKIRELIQNDTIGKVTSVHFEWLLNTRHGADYFRRWHRDKRNSGGLLVHKSTHHFDLVNFWIGSQPETVFAFGDLMYYGRENAEERGVTQFYTRATGNPIAQDDPFALHLDSDAHLKAMYLDAESEDGYQRDQSVFGDGINIEDTMGVLVQYQNKAILTYSLVAYQPWEGYRIAINGTKGRIEMNIVEQSYVNSLGDKNLEGALIGKTLRVLPMFDAPYEVQVEEKEGGHGGGDPVLLNDLFGEPAEDPYHRAANQFDGARSILTGIAANRAIATGLPVRINNLVRF, encoded by the coding sequence ATGAGTAACAAAAAACGCTATGTATTGGTCGGAACAGGCGGCCGTGCTGAATTTTTCTATGGAGCATTAGCCCAAAATTTCAGGGAGACTTCCGAACTTGCAGCCTTTTGCGATATTAACCAGACTCGCATGAATTACGCCAATCAGCTGCTGAGAGAAAAATATAAATATGATGAGGTGCCAACCTATCCTGCAGATCAGTTCGATCAGATGATTGAGAACGAGAAGCCGGACTTCGTCATTGTCACCAGCATCGACCGCACCCACCACAAATACATCATTCGCGCAATGGAGCTTGGCTGTGATGTTGTGACCGAAAAGCCTATGACCATCGATGAGCACAAATGTCAGGATATTCTTGATGCCGTCAAGCGGACCGGACAAAATATACGCGTCACCTTTAACTACCGTTATGCACCACATCATACCAAAATACGGGAACTGATTCAGAATGACACAATTGGGAAAGTGACCTCGGTCCACTTCGAATGGCTGCTGAACACGCGCCATGGTGCAGATTACTTCCGCCGCTGGCACCGGGACAAACGCAATAGTGGCGGACTGCTCGTACACAAATCCACGCATCACTTCGACTTGGTCAATTTTTGGATCGGTTCACAGCCTGAGACCGTCTTCGCATTTGGTGACCTCATGTATTATGGTAGAGAGAACGCAGAGGAACGAGGCGTGACCCAGTTTTACACTCGTGCAACAGGCAACCCGATTGCGCAAGACGATCCTTTTGCTCTACACCTGGATTCGGATGCACATCTCAAAGCCATGTATCTGGATGCTGAGTCGGAAGACGGCTACCAGCGGGATCAAAGCGTATTCGGTGATGGCATCAACATTGAGGATACAATGGGTGTGCTCGTTCAGTATCAGAACAAAGCCATTTTGACCTATTCACTGGTTGCATACCAGCCGTGGGAGGGCTATCGCATCGCCATTAATGGCACCAAAGGCCGGATTGAGATGAACATTGTGGAACAATCCTACGTTAACTCGCTGGGTGACAAAAATCTCGAAGGTGCATTGATTGGGAAAACGCTGCGGGTTCTTCCGATGTTCGATGCTCCGTATGAGGTTCAGGTTGAGGAGAAAGAAGGCGGCCATGGCGGAGGAGATCCTGTACTTCTGAACGATCTGTTTGGAGAGCCAGCGGAAGATCCATACCACCGCGCTGCCAACCAATTCGACGGAGCGAGATCCATCCTCACCGGAATAGCAGCCAATCGCGCCATCGCAACCGGTTTGCCTGTTCGCATCAACAATCTGGTTCGTTTCTAG
- a CDS encoding sensor histidine kinase — protein sequence MFFSLKSRLIAFIVVLFVLCFGTLSFLLFKESRTVIRSYIESSALEKMEEYGSYVDMVQMQIYDAASLVFNSDTAKNWDNAISDPNLPEGEKMLVNLAMSRFLTQATNSYTSISDVSIYRRNGLRIGSENQVATDPGFLQESWYKNFFISGNHWLPAHTDQHKNIRDHGDPVVSLLMPIGTFHHATAQNVMKINVSESYFLEPLNRIHLAESSTIFLLGEQGSPILSQQANQLGNEALTEIDQIRNNSLKSGVVYLNNDEGQRDILVYKKLGRTGWMLAGLAPEKELYSSLHKLQSTILVVTIVLILVSLFAAAWLSYGVTKPLTRLVLAMRQVQRGAFDQAESLLPPDQNVKSEVSYAISTFRYMISQLRQHIQNEFELKLLRQQAEYKALLMQINPHFMFNTLELVSSLAMQRRTDDTVQVIEDLGKMMRFSMNTSDDRVQLAEELAYIRHYISILQTRFGHKLDITLTQEGRLDSLVIIKFILQPLIENAVKYSFQHQTTAEVHIRISRRNNRLHFNISDNGPGISAEMIQQLHDPVEASQLEPLLRSQSWHIGLGNVVARCRLHYGSLFAIQIENGERNGTSIELILPAQEEYDVQRIDRR from the coding sequence ATGTTTTTCTCATTAAAAAGCCGCCTGATCGCCTTTATCGTTGTGCTCTTCGTTCTCTGTTTTGGCACACTATCCTTCCTGCTCTTTAAGGAATCACGCACCGTAATTCGTTCCTACATTGAATCCTCTGCTCTTGAGAAGATGGAGGAATACGGCTCCTATGTCGATATGGTTCAAATGCAGATCTATGATGCAGCCTCTCTCGTTTTCAACAGTGATACCGCCAAGAACTGGGATAACGCGATAAGTGACCCCAACCTGCCTGAAGGAGAAAAGATGCTTGTCAATCTGGCAATGAGCCGTTTTCTGACCCAGGCTACGAACAGCTACACCAGTATCTCCGATGTATCCATCTATCGACGAAATGGGCTGCGGATTGGCAGTGAGAATCAAGTAGCGACGGACCCCGGCTTTTTGCAAGAATCATGGTACAAAAATTTCTTCATCTCAGGGAATCACTGGCTGCCTGCACATACCGATCAACATAAAAACATAAGGGACCACGGCGACCCGGTAGTCAGTCTGCTGATGCCCATTGGGACCTTTCACCATGCTACAGCCCAGAATGTGATGAAAATTAATGTCAGCGAATCTTACTTTCTGGAACCGCTTAACCGAATCCATCTGGCCGAGAGCAGCACTATTTTTCTGCTTGGGGAACAAGGAAGCCCTATTCTTTCCCAACAGGCCAATCAACTTGGTAACGAAGCTTTAACAGAAATCGATCAGATTCGGAACAACTCGCTCAAATCGGGTGTGGTGTACCTGAACAACGATGAAGGACAGCGTGACATTCTGGTGTACAAAAAGCTGGGGCGTACGGGCTGGATGCTGGCTGGTCTGGCACCGGAAAAAGAGCTGTATTCCTCTCTTCACAAGCTTCAGAGCACCATTCTGGTGGTCACCATTGTTCTCATTCTCGTCTCGTTATTTGCTGCTGCATGGCTCTCTTATGGCGTCACCAAACCTTTAACTCGACTGGTACTGGCCATGAGACAGGTACAGCGCGGCGCATTCGATCAGGCAGAGTCCCTCCTTCCACCGGACCAAAATGTAAAAAGCGAAGTCAGTTATGCCATCTCCACTTTTCGCTACATGATCAGCCAATTGCGTCAGCACATCCAGAATGAATTCGAGCTCAAGCTGCTCCGCCAGCAAGCGGAGTATAAAGCGCTGCTCATGCAGATTAATCCTCATTTTATGTTTAACACGCTGGAACTGGTGAGCAGTCTCGCCATGCAGCGCCGAACAGATGATACCGTTCAGGTCATTGAGGATCTGGGCAAAATGATGCGATTCTCCATGAACACAAGTGACGATAGGGTACAGCTTGCAGAGGAACTGGCTTATATCCGACACTATATCTCCATTCTGCAAACCCGTTTCGGTCATAAGCTGGACATTACGCTGACACAGGAAGGCAGGCTGGATTCCCTGGTCATCATCAAATTTATTCTTCAGCCGCTGATTGAGAATGCCGTCAAATACAGCTTCCAGCATCAGACGACGGCAGAAGTACACATCCGGATCTCCAGACGGAATAACCGCCTGCATTTCAACATTTCAGACAATGGACCCGGTATTTCAGCCGAGATGATCCAGCAACTCCACGATCCTGTTGAAGCGTCTCAGCTGGAACCCCTATTGCGAAGCCAAAGCTGGCACATTGGACTCGGTAATGTGGTTGCACGCTGCCGCTTGCATTACGGAAGCCTGTTTGCCATTCAGATCGAGAATGGAGAGCGTAACGGTACGTCTATTGAACTGATTCTACCCGCACAGGAGGAATATGATGTACAACGTATTGATCGCAGATGA
- a CDS encoding RidA family protein yields the protein MIQNRLDELGIVLPQASTPAAKYTNAVIVNGIMYVSGKGPDTSERGKLGEQFTTEQGYEFARNAAIEVLAVVQEVLGSLDRVKRVVKVQGFINATASYEEHHKVLNGFSDLMLDVFGEQGVHARSVFGAVSVRDNLPLIIDSIFQVEE from the coding sequence ATGATCCAGAACAGATTAGACGAATTGGGCATTGTATTGCCCCAAGCAAGTACGCCGGCAGCAAAGTATACCAATGCGGTCATTGTAAATGGAATCATGTATGTGTCCGGCAAAGGGCCGGATACGTCAGAGCGAGGTAAACTCGGGGAGCAGTTTACGACGGAGCAGGGATATGAATTTGCCCGAAATGCAGCCATCGAGGTGTTGGCTGTCGTTCAGGAAGTGCTTGGTTCGCTGGATCGGGTGAAGCGGGTGGTTAAAGTACAGGGATTCATCAATGCCACCGCCTCGTACGAGGAGCACCATAAAGTGTTAAACGGGTTCTCGGATCTGATGCTGGATGTGTTCGGAGAACAGGGCGTGCATGCCCGTTCCGTATTTGGCGCTGTATCCGTGAGGGATAACTTGCCGCTAATCATTGACTCGATATTCCAGGTAGAGGAGTAG
- a CDS encoding IucA/IucC family protein: MTKDNITIDRSRQTAYPSAISPNKLARQETLSRMLNAYLRETEQHDPYVRLATRPDISLVIELPRTDQRIYGHLLHRSAAGHHVYGDMFHIAESEETQPDGWRELSFEQITTLLLDEISSVEPNPEARMLKRAELEQMVYNSLEHMTFYLEHTLNAESPVTLDFRYLEQALLCGHPFHPTPKSLEGFSTSDSHAYSPEYGVSFPLSCFAVAPELVLEDWLDTVDYGSGASWVPAEMNEAALTNLPPECRHYVLLPCHPWQAAYLRKLEPVKSLLQQSTLIDLGSTGPSVYPTSSVRTVWNPEEGCFYKLSLHIRITNFIRENNEEQLLRTLDASRIVLQIQDRWTSETFQILLEKGYRSLKVPEMPSSTQDALISGFSMILREAPESCRSVSAAPYVVASLMEVLPGENEPLLFRAVRESLQSSTSPNSISDTKMQTDWYEWLHQYLELSMVPLVELYAETGISLEAHVQNSMLRLEDGMPAAFVVRDLEGISVNRALAEQQGWIDQVISANSPVLYNEEESRHRLKYYFFVNHLSHVVQRLAYYTGQSEQPYWRVVRNTLEELQRKTTESSRINDVIRDLLTTETLPAKANLLSRFHQRGETPLYVNIPNPIK; encoded by the coding sequence ATGACCAAGGATAATATCACAATCGATCGATCCAGGCAGACTGCGTATCCTTCTGCAATTTCCCCAAACAAACTTGCCCGTCAGGAGACGTTAAGTCGTATGTTGAACGCTTATCTTCGAGAGACCGAGCAGCATGATCCTTATGTTCGACTTGCCACCCGGCCAGATATTTCGCTGGTTATTGAGCTTCCACGTACAGATCAGAGGATATATGGACATCTGCTTCATCGTTCCGCCGCTGGACATCATGTCTATGGCGACATGTTTCACATTGCAGAATCAGAAGAAACACAGCCCGATGGTTGGAGAGAGCTTTCTTTTGAACAAATAACGACGCTGTTACTTGATGAAATATCATCCGTAGAACCCAATCCTGAAGCCCGAATGTTGAAACGGGCAGAGCTGGAGCAGATGGTCTACAATAGTTTGGAGCATATGACCTTCTATCTGGAGCACACACTGAATGCAGAGTCTCCTGTAACATTGGATTTCCGCTATCTGGAACAGGCACTGTTATGTGGTCATCCATTTCATCCAACGCCGAAAAGTCTGGAGGGCTTCAGTACTTCGGATTCGCATGCCTATTCGCCAGAATATGGCGTTAGCTTTCCTCTCAGCTGTTTTGCGGTCGCACCTGAACTTGTGTTGGAGGATTGGCTGGATACCGTGGATTATGGCAGCGGAGCATCCTGGGTCCCTGCTGAGATGAACGAAGCGGCCTTGACGAACCTCCCTCCAGAATGCAGACATTACGTGCTTCTCCCTTGTCATCCATGGCAGGCAGCCTATCTGCGAAAACTTGAACCTGTAAAGTCCTTATTACAGCAAAGCACATTGATTGATCTGGGCTCTACCGGACCTTCCGTCTATCCTACCTCATCGGTGCGCACGGTCTGGAATCCGGAAGAGGGCTGTTTCTACAAGCTGTCTCTTCATATTCGAATTACAAACTTTATTCGCGAGAACAATGAAGAGCAGCTGCTGCGTACACTGGATGCATCCAGAATTGTACTGCAGATTCAGGATCGCTGGACGTCAGAGACATTTCAGATATTGCTGGAAAAAGGATACCGCAGCTTGAAGGTGCCGGAGATGCCCTCGTCCACTCAGGATGCGCTGATCTCCGGATTCTCCATGATCCTGCGTGAAGCACCAGAGTCCTGCCGATCTGTTTCTGCGGCGCCTTATGTCGTGGCCTCCCTAATGGAGGTGCTTCCTGGAGAAAACGAACCGTTGTTGTTCCGGGCTGTCCGTGAAAGCCTGCAATCTTCTACATCGCCGAATAGTATAAGTGATACGAAGATGCAGACAGACTGGTATGAATGGCTTCATCAATATCTGGAGTTGTCCATGGTTCCGCTTGTGGAACTGTATGCCGAGACAGGAATTAGTCTGGAAGCTCATGTACAGAATTCCATGCTGCGTCTTGAAGATGGCATGCCTGCCGCTTTTGTGGTCAGGGATCTGGAGGGCATCAGTGTCAATCGAGCCTTAGCGGAACAGCAAGGTTGGATCGATCAGGTAATCAGTGCCAACAGTCCTGTCTTGTATAACGAAGAAGAATCACGTCATCGATTGAAATATTATTTCTTTGTCAATCACCTCAGTCATGTGGTGCAGCGCCTCGCATACTATACTGGTCAATCGGAGCAGCCATACTGGAGGGTGGTGAGAAATACATTGGAGGAGCTTCAAAGAAAGACAACCGAATCCTCGCGTATCAACGACGTCATTCGTGATCTGTTGACCACCGAGACCTTACCGGCCAAAGCCAATCTGCTCAGCCGTTTCCACCAGCGTGGTGAGACGCCGCTATATGTCAACATTCCCAACCCGATAAAGTAA
- a CDS encoding carbohydrate ABC transporter permease: protein MKKLSKPLYGQQNMTAYLFLLPWLIGLFCLTLGPMVASLYLSLTKFNLLSSPTWTGLSNYVQIFTEDDTFRRSLGLTFYYVFLSVPLRLAFALLVAMALNKGIRGLGLYRTVYYIPSLLGGSVAIAIVWRQIFEGSGLVNQFLSWFGITGPAWIAHPDYVVYTIVTLSVWQFGSAMVIFLAGLKQIPADLYEASDVDGAGKLRQFFGITLPMLSPVIFFNLIMSMINSFQAFTPAYVIGDGRGGPLDATMFYTLYLYLKGFSFFDMGYASALAWIMLVIIGVFTAIVFLTSKFWVFYGDNQEGR from the coding sequence ATGAAAAAGCTGTCCAAGCCGTTATACGGCCAGCAGAATATGACTGCCTATTTGTTTCTGCTGCCCTGGCTCATCGGACTTTTCTGTCTGACACTTGGACCGATGGTTGCGTCGCTCTACCTGTCCTTGACGAAATTTAATTTGTTATCATCACCCACGTGGACGGGGCTCAGCAACTATGTCCAGATTTTTACCGAAGACGATACCTTTCGCAGATCTTTGGGGCTAACGTTTTATTATGTATTTCTATCCGTTCCGCTCAGACTTGCCTTCGCCCTGCTGGTGGCAATGGCGCTGAACAAAGGGATTCGCGGACTTGGCTTATACCGGACCGTGTATTACATCCCTTCCCTATTGGGAGGCAGCGTCGCTATTGCGATCGTCTGGCGTCAGATTTTCGAAGGAAGTGGTTTGGTCAATCAGTTTCTGAGTTGGTTCGGAATCACCGGACCCGCATGGATTGCCCATCCCGATTATGTGGTCTATACGATCGTCACGCTCTCTGTATGGCAATTTGGTTCAGCCATGGTTATTTTCCTGGCTGGCCTAAAGCAAATTCCAGCTGATTTATATGAAGCTTCGGACGTAGATGGGGCCGGAAAGTTACGCCAATTCTTCGGCATCACACTCCCGATGCTCTCGCCTGTTATTTTTTTCAACCTGATCATGAGCATGATCAATTCGTTTCAAGCCTTTACACCCGCTTATGTGATCGGGGATGGACGGGGAGGCCCGCTCGACGCCACGATGTTCTATACCTTGTATTTGTATCTGAAAGGCTTCTCGTTCTTTGATATGGGTTATGCTTCTGCCCTAGCTTGGATCATGCTGGTCATTATCGGGGTATTCACTGCAATCGTCTTTCTCACCTCGAAATTCTGGGTATTCTACGGCGACAATCAGGAAGGGAGATAG
- a CDS encoding carbohydrate ABC transporter permease → MPLKRRLVQAGRHAAIILFGMLMLYPVLWLILSSFKPNHLIFTSSSLIPTSFTLDHFVNGWKGLQGVSFGRFFGNSALISVMSVLGNVISCSLAAYAFSRLKFKFKGLWFSIMLVTIMLPYHVTLVPQYILYNELHWINTYFPLILPKWLAQDSFFILLMVQFIRGIPRELDESATIDGCGQSQIFFRIVVPLLVPALITTAIFTFIWSWDDFFSQMIYLSKIDLFTVQLGIRSLFDPSGQSDWGALLAMSTLSLLPVTIIFLVFQRYFLEGIATTGLK, encoded by the coding sequence ATGCCACTAAAGCGACGTTTGGTTCAAGCCGGGAGGCATGCCGCCATTATCCTCTTCGGTATGCTGATGTTGTATCCGGTGTTATGGTTAATTCTCAGTTCGTTTAAACCGAATCATCTCATCTTCACGAGTAGCAGCCTGATTCCAACCAGCTTCACGCTTGATCATTTTGTGAATGGGTGGAAAGGTTTGCAAGGTGTGTCGTTTGGCCGCTTCTTTGGCAACTCGGCGCTGATCTCCGTCATGAGTGTGTTGGGAAATGTGATTTCTTGCTCCCTTGCAGCCTACGCCTTTTCCAGGTTGAAGTTCAAGTTCAAAGGCCTGTGGTTCAGCATTATGCTGGTCACAATCATGCTCCCTTACCATGTAACCCTGGTACCTCAGTACATTCTGTATAACGAGCTGCATTGGATTAATACGTATTTTCCGCTCATTCTGCCCAAGTGGCTTGCACAGGATTCCTTCTTTATTCTGCTGATGGTTCAATTCATCCGTGGTATCCCACGGGAGCTCGACGAGAGTGCAACCATTGACGGTTGTGGGCAATCGCAGATTTTTTTCAGAATCGTGGTGCCTCTTCTCGTTCCTGCACTGATCACAACAGCGATCTTCACCTTCATCTGGAGCTGGGATGACTTCTTCAGCCAGATGATTTACCTGAGCAAAATTGATCTGTTTACCGTACAGCTTGGGATTCGGTCGTTGTTCGATCCATCGGGACAATCGGATTGGGGTGCACTGCTCGCCATGTCCACGCTTTCTCTGCTGCCTGTGACCATTATCTTTCTGGTATTTCAGCGTTATTTTCTAGAGGGCATTGCAACAACTGGACTGAAGTGA
- a CDS encoding response regulator transcription factor: MMYNVLIADDEIEVREGLKLKVNWQEMGFIISGEAANGIEAEELLKAEHFDLLITDMNMPVMDGVQLLDVCRSLHHSIQIIIITGYEDFHYARAGVRSQAMDYLLKPVTRDELKTTLNKIKDELDKKKQLHGDSEMMQWRLSQYYKEMKQRFLLDLVRGHRLPPSSLPERMRLFHLESWQDHSVCFITAGMRDSGIQTASVGRVPETLHLPFELLCHEMAHSYTDNVQVFHDGAHPSIMHFITLEGIQHEFAQQITAQTRSVLTMDVQVGLGLSVSGFERWKEGYIHSLLAWNSAGRKGAQDRVPVVDRSPLLPEETSRMLHRCLIRGELDSFRSVIRKELADSFRISTSHMIRNLFQISLLFEQESSWISPEWVLWLKTPDQAELLLMHWAEEFVNQPQPSEVGEATVIESAKRYIEENYMLELTLTSLAEQYNYNSTYFSEIFKEAAGISFIQYVTEVRMKHAVRLLKETQLTVWDVTELTGFHSPSYFSSKFKKMFNLSPSDFRLLHSEKNDNDDPKK; the protein is encoded by the coding sequence ATGATGTACAACGTATTGATCGCAGATGACGAGATCGAAGTTCGCGAAGGATTAAAATTGAAAGTGAACTGGCAAGAGATGGGTTTTATCATTTCAGGTGAAGCGGCAAACGGCATCGAAGCGGAAGAGCTTCTGAAAGCTGAACATTTTGACTTGTTAATTACAGACATGAACATGCCTGTCATGGATGGCGTGCAATTGCTGGACGTTTGTCGAAGCCTTCATCATTCCATTCAGATTATCATCATCACTGGATATGAAGATTTCCACTATGCCAGAGCAGGTGTGCGCAGCCAGGCCATGGACTATTTGCTGAAGCCTGTAACCCGGGATGAACTGAAAACCACTTTAAATAAAATCAAAGATGAGTTGGATAAAAAGAAACAGCTGCACGGCGATTCCGAAATGATGCAATGGCGTCTCTCCCAGTATTACAAAGAAATGAAGCAACGTTTCCTGCTTGATCTTGTTAGGGGACATCGCCTTCCACCTTCTTCACTGCCAGAGCGAATGCGGCTGTTTCATCTGGAATCCTGGCAGGATCACAGCGTCTGTTTCATCACCGCCGGCATGCGAGACTCTGGGATACAGACTGCCTCAGTGGGGCGTGTTCCCGAAACGCTCCACCTTCCCTTTGAGCTGCTTTGTCACGAAATGGCCCACTCCTATACAGATAACGTGCAAGTGTTCCATGACGGAGCCCACCCCAGTATTATGCATTTCATTACATTGGAAGGTATTCAGCACGAATTTGCTCAGCAGATCACAGCACAGACACGCTCTGTCTTAACGATGGATGTACAAGTTGGATTGGGATTGTCCGTGTCTGGGTTTGAGCGCTGGAAAGAAGGCTATATTCATTCCCTATTGGCATGGAACTCTGCTGGACGCAAAGGTGCACAGGACCGTGTGCCCGTAGTAGATCGTAGTCCATTACTGCCTGAGGAAACCAGTCGCATGCTGCATCGTTGCCTCATTCGTGGAGAGCTGGATTCCTTCCGCAGCGTGATTCGAAAGGAGCTTGCTGACTCATTTCGGATATCCACTTCCCATATGATCCGAAACCTTTTTCAAATTTCATTATTGTTCGAACAGGAATCCTCGTGGATTTCCCCGGAATGGGTGCTTTGGCTAAAGACTCCAGACCAGGCAGAACTGCTGCTGATGCATTGGGCGGAAGAGTTTGTGAATCAACCGCAGCCATCCGAGGTTGGAGAAGCTACGGTCATTGAATCGGCCAAACGATATATCGAGGAAAATTACATGCTGGAACTGACATTAACTTCGTTAGCTGAGCAATACAACTACAACTCTACCTATTTTTCAGAGATATTCAAAGAAGCTGCCGGCATCTCTTTTATTCAATATGTAACCGAGGTGCGAATGAAACATGCCGTACGTTTACTGAAGGAAACCCAACTAACCGTTTGGGATGTTACAGAGCTGACAGGCTTCCATTCGCCAAGCTATTTCAGTTCAAAATTCAAAAAGATGTTCAACCTGAGTCCTTCGGACTTTCGTTTGCTGCATTCCGAAAAAAATGATAATGATGATCCGAAGAAATGA
- a CDS encoding AraC family transcriptional regulator, whose protein sequence is MTQTFRADYNDPTGYLNIEYDRRIGYFSMTDDHLHDHYELYYLLSGERIYFIKDRTYRVKAGDFVFINRNIVHKTMESGRPDHDRIVLYIKPELFTELAILPELAEGLKEPFGWNIPILRLPSQVSETAERMVSEMIDEMVHARAGSSLLLRHRSVELLLFAYRNKHLGTVQSADSEPVLHPKAQAVVRHLNDNYRQDLALPEVAALFRISPHYLSRLFKQTTGFTFSDYLNLLRVKEAQRLLRESEDSITEIALRAGFSNFSHFGKMFKRTVQVSPRTYRQEYRETGSMRVLK, encoded by the coding sequence ATGACACAGACATTTCGAGCAGATTACAATGATCCCACCGGATATTTGAATATCGAATATGATCGCCGCATTGGATATTTTTCCATGACGGATGACCACCTACATGACCATTATGAGCTGTACTACCTGCTGTCCGGTGAGCGCATTTACTTCATCAAGGACCGAACTTATCGGGTCAAAGCCGGAGACTTCGTATTCATTAACCGGAATATCGTTCATAAAACGATGGAGAGTGGGAGGCCAGACCATGATCGCATTGTTCTGTATATCAAGCCAGAGCTGTTCACCGAATTGGCCATTTTACCTGAGCTGGCTGAGGGACTGAAGGAGCCATTCGGCTGGAATATTCCCATTCTGAGGCTTCCTTCACAGGTAAGTGAAACAGCGGAGCGAATGGTCAGTGAAATGATTGATGAGATGGTCCATGCCAGAGCCGGAAGCAGCCTGCTGCTGCGTCACCGATCCGTTGAACTCCTGTTGTTTGCTTACCGTAATAAACATCTGGGCACTGTACAGTCAGCTGACAGCGAACCGGTCCTGCATCCCAAGGCACAGGCAGTCGTGCGCCATCTCAACGATAACTATCGGCAGGATTTAGCGCTGCCTGAGGTTGCCGCATTGTTCCGAATTAGTCCCCATTATCTCAGCCGTTTGTTCAAACAGACCACAGGTTTCACATTCAGCGATTACCTTAATCTGCTTCGCGTGAAGGAGGCGCAGCGTTTGCTGCGTGAAAGCGAGGATTCCATAACGGAGATCGCTCTGCGAGCGGGATTCAGCAATTTTTCACATTTTGGGAAGATGTTCAAGCGGACGGTTCAGGTGTCACCGAGGACATATCGACAGGAGTATAGAGAAACAGGTTCGATGAGAGTGCTGAAATAG
- a CDS encoding GNAT family N-acetyltransferase — MTNSSSMNPLMLSFPESFDTQRLTIRAPRWGDGTAVNEAIRESAEQLRLWLPFAEKIPSLEESEANARKARLQFLERTDMMLHLRDRFTDEFVGSSGLHRIDWNARCFEIGYWIRTSRTGEGLMTEAVRGIEQFAISYLEANRLEIHCDARNVRSAKVAERAGYTLEGVLRKMRRDSTGTLVDMMVFAKVKGDEFE, encoded by the coding sequence ATGACCAATTCCTCTTCAATGAATCCGTTAATGCTGTCATTTCCCGAAAGTTTCGATACACAACGTTTGACTATTCGTGCCCCGAGGTGGGGAGATGGAACTGCAGTGAATGAGGCAATTCGTGAAAGTGCGGAGCAATTGCGTTTGTGGCTTCCATTTGCCGAGAAGATACCTTCACTGGAGGAATCGGAAGCGAATGCCCGCAAAGCGAGGCTGCAATTTCTGGAGCGTACCGACATGATGCTTCATTTACGTGACAGATTTACGGATGAATTCGTGGGCAGCAGCGGACTGCATCGAATCGACTGGAATGCACGTTGCTTCGAGATCGGTTATTGGATTAGAACTTCGCGTACCGGCGAGGGGCTCATGACGGAAGCAGTCAGAGGTATTGAGCAGTTCGCAATATCCTATTTGGAGGCGAACCGGCTGGAAATCCATTGTGATGCCCGCAATGTGCGAAGTGCCAAAGTGGCTGAGCGCGCAGGCTATACGCTGGAAGGTGTACTGCGCAAGATGCGGCGTGACAGTACAGGTACGCTCGTGGATATGATGGTGTTTGCCAAGGTAAAAGGCGATGAGTTCGAATAA